A genomic stretch from Peromyscus eremicus chromosome 6, PerEre_H2_v1, whole genome shotgun sequence includes:
- the LOC131912604 gene encoding 3 beta-hydroxysteroid dehydrogenase/Delta 5-->4-isomerase type 1 isoform X1, whose amino-acid sequence MPGWSCLVTGAGGFLGQRIIRLLAQEKELQEVRALDKVFRPETREEFSKLQTKTKVTMLEGDILDAQCLRRACEGVSVVIHTAAVIDYLDAIPRQTIMDVNLKGTQNLLEACVQASVPAFIYSSSIDVAGPNSYKEIVLNGHEEEQLETIWPDSYPYSKKMAERAVLAANGCSLKNGGILRTCALRPMYIYGEKSPFIYVTMVRALKNNGILDVTGKFSTVNPVYVGNVAWAHVLAARGLRDPKKSPRIQGQFYYISDDTPHQSYDDLNFTVSKDWGLRPDSSWSLPLPMLYWLAFLLETVSFLLRPIYNYRPPFNCNLVTRTNSVFTFSYKKAQRDLGYEPLVSWEEARQKTSQWIGSLVEQHKGTLNTKSE is encoded by the exons ATGCCGGGGTGGAGCTGCCTGGTGACAGGAGCTGGAGGGTTTCTGGGCCAGAGGATCATCCGCTTGTTGGCTCAGGAGAAAGAGCTGCAGGAAGTCAGAGCCCTGGACAAAGTCTTCAGACCAGAAACCAGGGAGGAATTCTCTA AGCTGCAGACAAAGACCAAGGTGACAATGCTGGAGGGAGACATTCTGGATGCCCAGTGCCTGAGGAGAGCTTGTGAGGGCGTCTCTGTTGTCATCCACACTGCTGCTGTCATTGACTACTTAGATGCTATTCCCAGACAGACCATCATGGATGTCAACCTGAAAG GTACCCAGAACCTGTTGGAGGCCTGTGTCCAGGCTAGTGTGCCAGCCTTCATCTACAGCAGCTCAATTGATGTTGCGGGTCCCAATTCCTACAAGGAGATCGTCCTGAATGGCCATGAGGAAGAACAACTTGAAACTATATGGCCTGATTCCTACCCGTATAGTAAAAAGATGGCTGAGAGGGCAGTGTTGGCAGCCAATGGGTGCAGCCTGAAAAATGGTGGCATTTTGCGTACTTGTGCCTTAAGGCCTATGTATATCTATGGGGAGAAAAGTCCATTCATTTATGTTACAATGGTTAGGGCCCTCAAAAATAATGGTATTCTGGATGTTACTGGCAAATTTTCCACAGTTAACCCAGTATATGTGGGTAATGTGGCCTGGGCACATGTTTTAGCTGCCAGGGGCCTACGAGACCCCAAGAAGTCACCAAGGATCCAAGGTCAGTTCTACTACATCTCAGATGACACCCCTCACCAAAGCTATGATGATTTAAACTTCACTGTAAGCAAGGACTGGGGCCTCCGCCCTGATTCCAGTtggagccttcctcttcccatgctCTACTGGCTTGCCTTCCTGCTGGAAACTGTGAGCTTCCTGCTGCGTCCAATCTACAACTACCGGCCTCCATTTAACTGCAACTTGGTCACAAGGACAAATAGTGTGTTCACCTTCTCCTACAAGAAAGCTCAGCGAGATCTGGGCTATGAGCCACTTGTCAGCTGGGAGGAAGCCAGGCAGAAAACTTCTCAGTGGATCGGGTCACTAGTGGAGCAGCACAAG
- the LOC131912604 gene encoding 3 beta-hydroxysteroid dehydrogenase/Delta 5-->4-isomerase type 1 isoform X2: MPGWSCLVTGAGGFLGQRIIRLLAQEKELQEVRALDKVFRPETREEFSSTQNLLEACVQASVPAFIYSSSIDVAGPNSYKEIVLNGHEEEQLETIWPDSYPYSKKMAERAVLAANGCSLKNGGILRTCALRPMYIYGEKSPFIYVTMVRALKNNGILDVTGKFSTVNPVYVGNVAWAHVLAARGLRDPKKSPRIQGQFYYISDDTPHQSYDDLNFTVSKDWGLRPDSSWSLPLPMLYWLAFLLETVSFLLRPIYNYRPPFNCNLVTRTNSVFTFSYKKAQRDLGYEPLVSWEEARQKTSQWIGSLVEQHKGTLNTKSE; this comes from the exons ATGCCGGGGTGGAGCTGCCTGGTGACAGGAGCTGGAGGGTTTCTGGGCCAGAGGATCATCCGCTTGTTGGCTCAGGAGAAAGAGCTGCAGGAAGTCAGAGCCCTGGACAAAGTCTTCAGACCAGAAACCAGGGAGGAATTCTCTA GTACCCAGAACCTGTTGGAGGCCTGTGTCCAGGCTAGTGTGCCAGCCTTCATCTACAGCAGCTCAATTGATGTTGCGGGTCCCAATTCCTACAAGGAGATCGTCCTGAATGGCCATGAGGAAGAACAACTTGAAACTATATGGCCTGATTCCTACCCGTATAGTAAAAAGATGGCTGAGAGGGCAGTGTTGGCAGCCAATGGGTGCAGCCTGAAAAATGGTGGCATTTTGCGTACTTGTGCCTTAAGGCCTATGTATATCTATGGGGAGAAAAGTCCATTCATTTATGTTACAATGGTTAGGGCCCTCAAAAATAATGGTATTCTGGATGTTACTGGCAAATTTTCCACAGTTAACCCAGTATATGTGGGTAATGTGGCCTGGGCACATGTTTTAGCTGCCAGGGGCCTACGAGACCCCAAGAAGTCACCAAGGATCCAAGGTCAGTTCTACTACATCTCAGATGACACCCCTCACCAAAGCTATGATGATTTAAACTTCACTGTAAGCAAGGACTGGGGCCTCCGCCCTGATTCCAGTtggagccttcctcttcccatgctCTACTGGCTTGCCTTCCTGCTGGAAACTGTGAGCTTCCTGCTGCGTCCAATCTACAACTACCGGCCTCCATTTAACTGCAACTTGGTCACAAGGACAAATAGTGTGTTCACCTTCTCCTACAAGAAAGCTCAGCGAGATCTGGGCTATGAGCCACTTGTCAGCTGGGAGGAAGCCAGGCAGAAAACTTCTCAGTGGATCGGGTCACTAGTGGAGCAGCACAAG